Within Spinacia oleracea cultivar Varoflay chromosome 4, BTI_SOV_V1, whole genome shotgun sequence, the genomic segment ATCCATTACGCTGCATTTCTTTATAAACCttcaaagcagatggcaagttTTGATCTTTACAGAATCCATCAATAAGAGTATTGTAGGTGATCTCATTTGGGGTAATGTTCATTGACACCATTTCTTTCAAGAAAGCATCCGCTTTATACATCTTTCCAACCCTTGATGTCTTGCAATACCCATCAATAAGAGTGTTATACGTGACAACAGTTGGAGATAACCCCCATAGTTTGATATCCTCTAAAAGATCATGCCCCCTTTGCAACTGACCAACTTTACAAAACCCATGAATGACCGTGTTAAACGTCATAATATCAAGCTGAACTCCCCTCCTAATCATCTCTTTAAACAATTGTTCCATAACTTTTATCTTCCCTTCATCAACCAAAGCACTCAACAACGGGTTACACGATAAAACTGATAACCTAAAACCATATTCCCAAGCTCTCCTAACCGCCTCAACCGCCAAATCCACCTTCAAAGTTCTCACATATGTCTGAACTAGCATATCAACAATCATCGAATTAACCTTAAACGAGTCAGCAAATGTAGTCGAAAGAGTATGAAAAACCTCTGAATTCGAGTACTTCCCCTTCTTCACAAACCCATTCAACAACTTCCTAATCTCCCCATATAATTTCTCCTCAGCTAACATATGAAAAACCTTAAAATACACCTTAATGTCATGTAAAACACCATGGTttgcctctaaccatttaaaatactGAAGAATCAGACGCGGGTCAGTGTTAGAATCAAACAATTGTTGCAGAATTTCATTAGGGTTTGTTTCATTCAGATAATTTACTTTCAATTCCTTCCAATGCTGCTTAGCTATGAGCTCAGAAATTGCTGAAATTGGGTTGGGGTTTTCTGGGGTTTCGTTAATTTCGGTTGAATTTGAAGTATTAAACAATCTTAAATGATAATTAAGAGATACTTGTATAATGGAACATAAAGGGGTATAACAATGGCGATTAGCTGATTTGAGACATCGGAAAAACGGGGAAATTGCATACATTTCAAGATTCAGCAATCAACAGAAGGGATTTCAGATGAAGAGGGAGAAATTACCAGTTACCGGCTACCGGTGGAAATGGATAGTGAGAATCGGTTTCCCGGTGTGTGAATCGCCGGAGTAAGGCAAGTGCATGTGGTGGAATAGTGGATGCAACACTGGACACGTTGATCAGTAAGGTGAACCGGTGAATGGTTTAAAATTGAACTCCTTTAATTTACTTTCGGGTTAGAGCCGGAAACGTAACGTGTCGTGTTCATGAAAGGTCTCGTGTTCAATTGAAGTTGTTTATAAACTTTAAAGTGTGAGTATTAAAATTTACTCCGTAGATAATTGCATGATATAATTATGATAGTTGATCTAAATGGGTCGTGTTCGTGTTGGTTTAATGTCGTATCATGTCGACTTTGTGTTTTCTCTCATAAATTTTGTGTTTGTGCCGTATCAGTTATCGTCGTATTTTAGTCGTGTCGTATTGTGTTCAATTCAACTTTTTGTACGTAAGTGCCAAATGTAACAAAATAAGATTACAACAACTACAAAATCACAATTGATTCTACATATATTCCAATAAATTTAATTGTCTaacaagttaattaattaaaatatgaaaTGTCTCTATACTTccaaaatatggtttatacacccgggtgcacaatgctcactgtgcaccctgttttacttgatttcgttttaaataattatgaataatcgaatttcgttattttaatcgtttttacgatttattttaaacgataaatttataaactaaaa encodes:
- the LOC110796709 gene encoding pentatricopeptide repeat-containing protein At1g09820, whose translation is MYAISPFFRCLKSANRHCYTPLCSIIQVSLNYHLRLFNTSNSTEINETPENPNPISAISELIAKQHWKELKVNYLNETNPNEILQQLFDSNTDPRLILQYFKWLEANHGVLHDIKVYFKVFHMLAEEKLYGEIRKLLNGFVKKGKYSNSEVFHTLSTTFADSFKVNSMIVDMLVQTYVRTLKVDLAVEAVRRAWEYGFRLSVLSCNPLLSALVDEGKIKVMEQLFKEMIRRGVQLDIMTFNTVIHGFCKVGQLQRGHDLLEDIKLWGLSPTVVTYNTLIDGYCKTSRVGKMYKADAFLKEMVSMNITPNEITYNTLIDGFCKDQNLPSALKVYKEMQRNGLKPGNVTYNTLIRGFCSDGKMDEALELRNDMSILGLKPNIITYNVLINGYSKMGKIKEARELLEDADRIGLTPNVVTFNTLIDAYCKAGMMDEAVALRISMLERNISPNVSTYNCLIGGFYKNEDFERVGDMLREMKDLGIQPDTVTYNIRIGALCQKDNTRKAVKLLDQMLEMGLNPTHVTYNTLIDGYCTKGNLRDAMNMRKRMEKDGKRANVVTYNVLIKGLCIKGKMQEANKLLNEMLEKGLVPNRITYDIIKEEMMEKGFAPDIDGHLYNQSSVS